Proteins encoded within one genomic window of Mesorhizobium sp. AR10:
- the trhA gene encoding PAQR family membrane homeostasis protein TrhA, with the protein MINSRPELQIEIPFVGRWHYSRAEMIADGIVHAVGIVLAISAGSALLALAAFHAGPGEYIAAAFYVVSLLTVLSVSLAYNLWPVSSPAKWILRRFDHAAIYLLIAATYTPFLAQLDTSPLAVSMIVLVWTAAVIGIAIKVFLPGRFDRLAIVFYLAIGWSGIVLVKPLVATLPTTSIALIVAGGIVYSCGVIFFAWKGLRFHNALWHGFVVTGAGLHLAAMVDCLVINRL; encoded by the coding sequence ATGATCAACAGCCGGCCCGAATTGCAGATCGAAATCCCGTTTGTGGGTCGCTGGCACTATTCGCGCGCCGAGATGATCGCCGACGGCATCGTCCATGCGGTTGGCATCGTGCTGGCGATATCAGCTGGCTCGGCGCTGCTGGCGCTGGCCGCGTTCCATGCCGGCCCCGGCGAATATATCGCTGCCGCCTTCTACGTGGTTTCGCTGCTCACCGTGCTGTCGGTATCGCTGGCCTATAATCTGTGGCCGGTGTCGTCACCGGCAAAGTGGATCCTGAGGCGCTTCGACCATGCCGCGATCTATCTGTTGATCGCCGCGACCTACACGCCTTTCCTTGCCCAGCTCGACACCTCGCCGCTGGCCGTCTCGATGATTGTCCTTGTCTGGACCGCGGCAGTGATCGGCATCGCCATAAAAGTGTTTCTTCCTGGCCGCTTCGACCGGCTGGCGATCGTCTTCTATCTCGCCATCGGCTGGAGCGGCATCGTTCTGGTCAAGCCGCTCGTCGCGACATTGCCGACGACATCGATCGCACTCATCGTTGCCGGCGGCATCGTCTATTCCTGCGGTGTCATCTTCTTCGCCTGGAAGGGCCTGCGCTTCCACAATGCACTGTGGCACGGCTTTGTCGTCACTGGCGCCGGCCTGCATCTTGCCGCAATGGTCGATTGCCTGGTCATCAACCGGCTTTGA
- a CDS encoding MotA/TolQ/ExbB proton channel family protein: MAFLRYFGVGRRSDVLIYDPHKLSSPQVFLLTMVIFLVIVAFIAAILTRQISSAFVTNPGLNGLIVGVLVIGILLAFAQVGRLFREVRWVNSFRAGSETTEPILLAPMKAMIGRSASIAFSTTSMRTMLDSIATRLDESRDTSRYLVGLLVFLGLLGTFWGLLNTIGSIRETINSLDPGTGDAAAVLDSLKQGLSAPLAGMGTAFSSSLFGLSGSLVLGFLDLQAGRAQTRFYTELENWLSSVTDLSHDIVVSDAAKTESSDEIRVLSERLRSMQENGGGSNPRVATAMANLADGISGLVKNMRSEQQIMRDWVEAQSDEQKAMRSTLEKIADALKKQGVH; this comes from the coding sequence ATGGCTTTTCTCAGATATTTCGGTGTGGGCAGGCGTTCCGACGTCCTGATTTACGACCCGCACAAACTGTCGAGCCCGCAGGTCTTTCTGTTGACCATGGTGATCTTCCTGGTCATCGTCGCCTTCATCGCCGCCATCCTGACACGCCAGATATCGAGCGCCTTCGTCACCAACCCCGGCCTCAACGGCCTGATCGTCGGCGTGCTGGTGATCGGCATCCTGCTTGCCTTCGCCCAGGTCGGACGCCTGTTTCGCGAAGTGCGCTGGGTCAACTCCTTCCGTGCCGGCTCCGAAACCACCGAACCGATACTGCTGGCGCCGATGAAGGCAATGATCGGCCGCTCGGCGTCGATAGCCTTCTCGACGACCTCGATGCGCACCATGCTTGATTCGATTGCCACCCGCCTCGACGAAAGCCGCGACACCTCGCGCTACCTCGTCGGGCTCCTGGTGTTCCTGGGCCTGCTCGGCACCTTCTGGGGCCTGCTCAACACGATCGGCTCGATCCGCGAAACCATCAATTCGCTCGATCCCGGCACGGGCGATGCCGCCGCGGTGCTCGATTCCCTGAAACAGGGGCTTTCGGCGCCGTTGGCCGGCATGGGCACAGCCTTCTCATCCTCGCTGTTCGGCCTCTCGGGCTCGCTGGTGCTCGGCTTCCTTGACCTGCAGGCCGGCCGTGCCCAGACGCGCTTCTACACCGAACTCGAAAACTGGCTGTCCTCGGTCACCGACCTGTCGCACGACATCGTCGTCTCCGATGCGGCCAAGACCGAGTCCTCCGACGAGATCCGCGTCTTGTCCGAAAGGCTGCGCAGCATGCAGGAAAACGGCGGCGGCTCCAATCCGCGCGTCGCCACAGCCATGGCCAATCTGGCCGACGGCATTTCGGGCCTGGTCAAGAACATGCGCTCCGAACAACAGATTATGCGCGACTGGGTCGAAGCGCAGTCCGACGAGCAGAAGGCGATGCGCAGCACGCTGGAGAAGATCGCCGACGCGCTGAAGAAGCAGGGAGTCCACTAG
- a CDS encoding peptidoglycan -binding protein, with amino-acid sequence MALARGRRTDRRIDYWPGFVDALSTLLLAIMFLLTVFVLAQFLLGREISGKDTVLNRLNSQINELTQLLALERSTTQDKEDSLANLQASLSASEAEKSRLEQLLAQGAGAGDAANQRATALSGELEGQRQISQQALSQVEILNQQIAALRKQIGALEDALDVSETRDRDSNTKIADLGRRLNVALAQRVQELNRYRSDFFGRLREILADRENIRIVGDRFVFQSEVLFPTGSEVINDAGKVEMKKLADAIIELQKEIPPEINWVLRVDGHTDNKPLSGAGRYRDNWELSTARSTSVVKFLIENGVPANRLVAAGFGEFQPLDPADTEEARNKNRRIELKLTER; translated from the coding sequence ATGGCTCTCGCCAGGGGCCGGCGCACCGATCGCCGCATCGACTACTGGCCAGGCTTCGTCGATGCGCTGTCGACGCTGCTCCTGGCTATCATGTTCCTGCTCACGGTCTTCGTGCTGGCGCAATTCCTGCTCGGTCGCGAAATCTCCGGCAAGGACACGGTGCTCAACCGCCTCAACTCGCAGATCAACGAACTGACCCAGCTTCTGGCGCTGGAACGCTCGACGACGCAGGACAAGGAAGATTCGCTCGCCAATCTGCAGGCGTCGCTGTCGGCGTCGGAAGCCGAAAAGAGCCGGCTCGAACAATTGCTGGCACAAGGCGCCGGTGCCGGCGACGCGGCCAACCAGCGCGCCACGGCGCTGAGCGGCGAACTCGAAGGCCAGCGCCAGATCAGCCAGCAGGCGCTGAGCCAGGTCGAAATCCTCAACCAGCAGATCGCCGCACTGCGCAAGCAGATCGGCGCGCTCGAGGATGCACTCGACGTCTCGGAAACCCGCGACCGCGACTCCAACACCAAGATCGCCGATCTCGGCCGTCGCCTCAACGTCGCGCTGGCGCAACGCGTGCAGGAGCTGAACCGCTACCGGTCCGACTTCTTCGGGCGCTTGCGCGAGATCCTCGCCGACCGCGAGAACATCCGCATTGTCGGCGACCGTTTCGTCTTCCAATCGGAGGTGCTTTTCCCCACCGGCTCCGAAGTGATCAACGATGCCGGCAAGGTCGAGATGAAGAAGCTCGCCGACGCCATCATCGAATTGCAGAAGGAGATCCCGCCGGAGATCAACTGGGTGCTGCGCGTCGATGGCCACACCGACAACAAGCCGCTGTCCGGTGCCGGCCGCTACCGCGACAACTGGGAATTGTCGACGGCACGCTCGACCTCGGTGGTGAAGTTCCTGATCGAGAACGGCGTGCCGGCCAACCGGCTGGTCGCTGCCGGCTTCGGCGAATTTCAGCCGCTCGATCCCGCCGACACCGAAGAGGCGCGCAACAAGAACCGCCGCATCGAGCTGAAGCTCACCGAACGGTGA
- a CDS encoding inositol monophosphatase family protein produces MARSALLNVMVQAAMKAGRSLSRDFGEVQNLQVSMKGPGDYVSQADRKAEDILFAELSKARPGYAFLMEERGVIEGDDGQHRWIVDPLDGTTNFLHGIPLFAISIALERQGQIVAGVIYNPAMDELYTAERGGGAFMNDRRLRVAGRTKLVDTVIGCGVPHLGHGQHGNFLVELRNVMAEVSGIRRMGSASLDLAYVAAGRMDGFWEVGLSAWDVAAGILLIREAGGFVSDMDGGQDMLEGGSVIAGNEVIHRALLKTVKKPVTPR; encoded by the coding sequence ATGGCACGCTCCGCACTTCTAAACGTCATGGTTCAGGCCGCCATGAAGGCCGGCCGTTCGCTGTCGCGCGACTTCGGCGAAGTGCAGAACCTGCAGGTCTCGATGAAGGGGCCGGGTGACTATGTCAGCCAGGCCGACCGCAAGGCCGAGGACATCCTGTTTGCCGAATTGTCGAAGGCGCGGCCAGGCTATGCCTTCCTGATGGAGGAGCGCGGCGTCATCGAAGGCGACGACGGCCAGCACCGCTGGATCGTCGATCCGCTCGACGGCACCACAAACTTCCTGCACGGCATTCCGCTCTTTGCCATCTCGATCGCGCTGGAGCGCCAGGGCCAGATCGTCGCCGGCGTCATCTACAATCCGGCGATGGACGAGCTCTACACCGCCGAACGCGGCGGCGGCGCCTTCATGAACGATCGCCGGCTGCGCGTCGCCGGCCGTACCAAGCTGGTCGACACGGTGATTGGCTGCGGCGTGCCGCATCTCGGGCACGGCCAGCACGGCAATTTCCTTGTCGAGCTGCGCAACGTGATGGCCGAGGTTTCCGGCATCCGCCGAATGGGCTCTGCCTCGCTCGATCTCGCTTACGTCGCCGCCGGCCGCATGGACGGGTTCTGGGAAGTCGGCCTGTCGGCCTGGGATGTCGCCGCCGGCATCTTGTTGATCCGCGAAGCGGGCGGCTTTGTCTCCGACATGGACGGCGGTCAGGACATGCTGGAAGGCGGCTCCGTCATCGCCGGCAACGAGGTCATTCACCGTGCGCTGTTGAAGACCGTGAAGAAGCCGGTCACGCCGCGCTGA
- the efp gene encoding elongation factor P has translation MAKINGNEIRPGNVIEHDGGLWVAVRTNTVKPGKGGAYNQVELKNLINGTKLNERFRSAETVEQIRLEMKDFSFLYEQGDALVFMDTESYEQLELQKEFVGDRAAFLQDGMMVTVQLYDERPIGISLPDQVTLAITEADPVVKGQTAASSYKPAILENGIRVLVPPFIGSGERIIVDTNEITYVRRAD, from the coding sequence ATGGCCAAGATCAATGGCAACGAAATCCGTCCCGGCAACGTCATCGAGCATGATGGCGGCCTTTGGGTGGCGGTCAGGACCAACACCGTCAAGCCCGGCAAGGGCGGCGCCTACAACCAGGTCGAACTGAAGAACCTGATCAACGGCACCAAGCTCAACGAGCGCTTCCGCTCGGCCGAGACCGTCGAGCAGATCCGTCTGGAGATGAAGGATTTCTCCTTTCTGTACGAGCAGGGCGACGCACTGGTGTTCATGGACACCGAGAGCTACGAGCAGCTCGAACTGCAAAAAGAGTTCGTCGGCGACCGTGCCGCCTTCCTCCAGGACGGCATGATGGTAACCGTCCAGCTCTATGACGAAAGGCCGATCGGCATTTCGCTTCCCGACCAGGTGACGCTGGCCATCACCGAGGCTGACCCGGTGGTGAAGGGTCAGACGGCGGCCTCGTCCTACAAGCCGGCGATACTGGAAAACGGCATCCGCGTGCTGGTGCCGCCCTTCATCGGCTCTGGCGAGCGCATCATCGTCGATACCAACGAAATCACTTACGTGCGCCGCGCCGACTGA